The following proteins are encoded in a genomic region of Gimesia algae:
- a CDS encoding SMI1/KNR4 family protein, with amino-acid sequence MIRIKELLEQIADLTAEDQDEFEITVQLQDPLSADELKSLIDKMRLPQELRDFYTVTNGMQLLSAELYDADSLQYAQGFITFHSFGNGDFTCIATKKSEYPEGSMLFMNHSPDVLVPVADSLHDWMEKVVAEIQAKGCLLHPADYYRHPDEQGVYGHVLNELKSKGGELHS; translated from the coding sequence ATGATCCGAATTAAAGAACTGCTGGAGCAAATTGCAGATCTGACCGCGGAAGATCAGGACGAATTTGAGATTACCGTCCAATTGCAGGACCCACTTTCGGCGGATGAACTGAAAAGCCTGATCGATAAGATGCGACTGCCTCAGGAACTGCGCGACTTTTATACTGTCACCAATGGCATGCAGCTTTTATCAGCAGAGTTGTACGATGCGGATTCACTGCAGTACGCACAGGGATTCATTACGTTTCACAGTTTTGGTAATGGCGATTTTACCTGCATCGCCACGAAAAAATCGGAGTACCCGGAGGGGAGCATGCTGTTCATGAATCATTCTCCGGATGTTCTGGTCCCGGTAGCTGATTCACTTCATGACTGGATGGAGAAAGTGGTTGCCGAGATTCAGGCAAAGGGATGTCTGTTGCATCCTGCCGACTACTATCGTCACCCAGACGAGCAGGGCGTCTACGGCCATGTATTGAACGAACTCAAAAGTAAAGGCGGCGAACTGCATAGTTGA
- a CDS encoding DUF1990 family protein, with protein MFLLQQPSAEQINEFIAIQAQLEFTYSSLGATRSATPPDGFQVDHNRICLGQGRAVYEQAKRALQDWQHFRLNWVSLHRPAALPEPGQTVAILAQTLGLWVLNASRVVYVLEETEPVQRYAFAYGTLPEHAECGEERFQVEWRADDDSVWYDLYAFSRPQQLLSKIAYPYVRRKQQEFARDSLQAMQAAVGIDQNGLANRALRSV; from the coding sequence ATGTTTCTTCTTCAGCAACCTTCTGCAGAACAGATCAACGAATTCATCGCGATTCAGGCACAGCTGGAGTTTACCTACTCCTCTCTTGGAGCGACGCGGTCAGCTACACCGCCTGACGGCTTTCAGGTCGATCATAACCGGATCTGTCTGGGGCAGGGGCGAGCCGTTTATGAACAGGCGAAGCGGGCACTGCAGGACTGGCAGCACTTTCGTCTGAACTGGGTCAGTCTGCATCGGCCTGCTGCGTTGCCTGAGCCGGGACAGACCGTGGCCATTCTGGCGCAGACGCTGGGACTGTGGGTTCTGAATGCGAGTCGAGTGGTGTATGTGCTGGAAGAAACGGAGCCGGTTCAACGGTATGCCTTCGCATACGGCACACTGCCCGAACATGCGGAGTGTGGCGAAGAACGCTTTCAGGTGGAATGGCGGGCCGACGATGATTCGGTCTGGTACGATCTCTATGCCTTCTCGCGACCACAGCAGTTGTTATCGAAAATCGCTTATCCCTATGTGCGTCGCAAACAGCAAGAGTTTGCCCGCGATTCTCTGCAGGCAATGCAGGCAGCGGTTGGAATTGATCAGAATGGACTCGCGAACAGAGCATTAAGATCTGTATGA
- a CDS encoding DUF899 domain-containing protein, with translation MSTENAVTHPEIVVEEQWLSERLDLLTAEKKLTQQQDRVNALRRKLPMVKLEKDYQFDGPDGKLSLLDLFEGRRQLIVYHFMFDPDWEKGCGGCTGLINAMGDLSMLHDRDTTFAMISRAPLEKLLKMKADQGWNRTWISSFESDFNYDFHVTLDDKIMPPQYNYRTQAELQQRKNDEPYFLSGEMHGMSAFFRLGDEIYHTYSTYARGCEGLTNAYSLLDITPYGRQEAFEDSPVGWPQKPTYG, from the coding sequence ATGAGTACCGAAAACGCTGTCACCCATCCCGAGATTGTGGTCGAGGAACAATGGTTGAGCGAACGACTGGATCTGTTAACTGCTGAAAAGAAACTGACGCAGCAGCAGGATCGCGTCAATGCGCTGCGGCGTAAGCTGCCGATGGTCAAGCTGGAGAAGGATTACCAGTTTGACGGACCCGATGGCAAGCTGAGTCTGCTGGATCTATTTGAGGGACGCCGCCAGTTGATCGTCTATCACTTCATGTTTGATCCTGACTGGGAGAAAGGCTGTGGAGGCTGTACGGGTCTGATTAATGCGATGGGTGATCTGTCAATGTTGCATGATCGCGATACCACTTTCGCAATGATCTCGCGAGCACCCCTGGAGAAACTGTTGAAGATGAAGGCCGATCAGGGCTGGAACCGGACCTGGATTTCGTCCTTCGAAAGCGATTTCAATTACGATTTTCATGTGACGCTCGATGACAAGATCATGCCACCTCAATACAACTATCGTACCCAGGCAGAACTGCAGCAGCGCAAAAATGACGAACCTTATTTCCTGTCGGGCGAAATGCATGGCATGAGCGCCTTTTTCCGGTTGGGTGATGAGATCTATCACACCTATTCCACATATGCGCGAGGATGTGAAGGCCTGACAAATGCCTACAGCCTGCTGGATATCACGCCCTACGGTCGCCAGGAAGCGTTCGAAGACTCCCCCGTGGGTTGGCCACAGAAGCCGACATACGGTTAA
- a CDS encoding FAD-dependent monooxygenase — MSNGNTRLPLYSPVLIVGAGPTGLTLAVELSRRNIDFLLVDRRPEPLPFDRATVIHSRSLEIFESMGVIDAFLERGHLMRGFNIFAYGQIVAQTDFNGLECRHPYDLNLSENETEEILTARLVALGGAVTRGWELSSLEQSESQVIAQLRSTDGTEQSVAADWLVGTDGIHSRVREACGIDVDGHRYLRRWGVIDGQIQDWQHAPDRAAIQIEAPSLNPIPLPRGRWRIYFRDDDDIDNAALLEQINAGLEILSPGSQLHEPDEPMLYHTYRQLSAHYQSGRVLLAGDAAHACSPIEGHGMNMGIHDSFNLGWKLALVIEGTADAKLLASYEQERRPAAAAVGASGDTAEELRSIPDNPAAVERVKRALCAMLTTSRGQLQAAQAESELEFHYRDSPLVSGYHAAGDEAKQHWFGPLPGDCTPDAGPLMKSGTAEAIQLSQLICNEGHSLLWMATDQTEVPAFDEFHQILQACGVFWIISTACPPEFLPESSPQECWLHDIAGKVHARFGVIDPSLFLIRPDGHIALRCEPPELTRVTSYFETLLH, encoded by the coding sequence ATGTCAAACGGTAATACAAGACTTCCTCTGTACTCTCCGGTGCTGATCGTCGGTGCCGGTCCGACGGGGCTCACTCTTGCTGTAGAACTGTCGCGACGAAATATCGATTTCCTGCTGGTTGATCGTCGCCCGGAACCACTGCCCTTTGATCGCGCAACGGTCATACACAGTCGCTCACTGGAAATCTTTGAATCAATGGGCGTCATCGATGCGTTTCTGGAGCGGGGGCATCTGATGCGGGGGTTCAATATCTTCGCCTATGGTCAGATCGTCGCGCAGACCGACTTCAACGGTCTGGAATGCAGGCACCCTTATGACCTGAATCTTTCTGAAAACGAAACTGAAGAGATTCTGACAGCGCGACTTGTCGCTTTGGGAGGCGCTGTCACGCGTGGCTGGGAACTCAGCAGTCTGGAACAGAGCGAATCACAAGTGATCGCGCAATTGCGGTCTACCGACGGAACCGAACAGTCCGTGGCCGCCGACTGGCTGGTGGGGACCGATGGAATTCACAGCCGGGTGAGAGAGGCGTGTGGGATTGATGTGGACGGCCATCGCTATCTGCGGCGTTGGGGAGTGATTGATGGTCAGATACAAGACTGGCAGCATGCTCCGGATCGGGCGGCCATTCAGATCGAAGCCCCGTCTTTGAATCCGATTCCTCTTCCACGGGGTCGCTGGCGGATCTACTTCCGGGACGATGATGACATCGACAATGCTGCGCTGCTGGAACAGATTAACGCCGGTCTCGAGATCCTGTCTCCCGGTTCCCAACTGCATGAACCGGATGAACCGATGTTATATCATACCTATCGACAGTTGAGTGCGCACTATCAGTCGGGACGGGTTCTTCTGGCCGGTGATGCCGCGCATGCCTGCAGCCCGATAGAAGGGCATGGCATGAATATGGGCATTCACGACTCATTCAACCTGGGCTGGAAGCTGGCTTTGGTCATTGAGGGAACGGCGGATGCGAAACTGCTCGCGAGTTATGAGCAGGAACGACGCCCGGCGGCTGCCGCCGTTGGTGCTTCGGGAGACACAGCGGAAGAACTTCGCAGTATTCCCGATAATCCAGCTGCCGTTGAGCGGGTCAAGCGTGCGTTGTGTGCGATGTTAACAACATCCCGGGGACAGTTGCAGGCGGCCCAGGCGGAGTCCGAGCTGGAATTTCACTACCGCGACAGTCCCCTGGTGAGTGGTTATCATGCTGCAGGCGACGAGGCAAAGCAACACTGGTTCGGGCCACTGCCCGGCGATTGCACACCCGATGCCGGCCCGCTTATGAAATCCGGGACAGCGGAAGCGATCCAGTTGAGTCAGTTAATCTGCAATGAGGGGCACAGTCTGCTCTGGATGGCCACTGACCAGACCGAGGTTCCTGCTTTCGATGAATTCCATCAAATTCTGCAAGCCTGTGGGGTGTTCTGGATTATCTCAACTGCCTGCCCTCCTGAATTCCTGCCGGAATCGTCACCTCAGGAATGCTGGCTGCATGATATCGCCGGAAAAGTACATGCCCGCTTTGGCGTGATTGATCCCAGCCTGTTTCTGATCCGCCCTGACGGCCATATTGCGCTTCGCTGTGAACCACCCGAACTGACACGCGTCACCAGCTATTTCGAGACTCTGCTCCATTAA